The sequence TGGATCGAGCAGACCAAGCTCACCGTGAGCGATGGCGGTGCCGGTGCCTCGTTTGGATTCGCCGTCGGCCTGTCTGGCGACTACGCCCTCGTTGGGTCGACCCTGGCAGATGGAGGCGATGCGCTCACCGGGGCCGCCTACGTCTTCGAGCGGAACGGGGACGACTGGGTCCTGCAGGACAAGCTCGCTGCCGAGGATGGGGTGCCGAGCGACTTCTTCGGCGTCTCCGTGGCCATCGACGACGACTTTGCCGTGATCGGCTCGTTCAACGCGGACGGATCGAGCCCTGGCACAGGTGCCGCCTATGTGTTCAACCGGCTGGGGAGCACGTGGACGCAGATCGCGAAGCTAGCCGCCAGCGATGGGGGCGCCGTCGACCTGTTCGGGGGCGCCGTGGCGATCTCCGACGGCTGCGCGCTGGTCGGCGCCGAAGGAAGCAATACCGCTAGGGGGGCGGCCTACGCCTACTGCGGCTTTGCCACCCTCGTAAGCACCCAGGACGGCGTTCCAGACAGCCTCCACCTCGCCTCGACCTACCCCAACCCTACTACCTCGACCGCGACGGTTGGCTTCACACTGCCCACGGCCGAAGAGGCGCGCGTGGAAGTGCTCGACCTGCTCGGGCGGCGCGTCGCCACACTCGCCGACGGCTTTCGGGCAGCGGGCGAGCACCGCGTCACGCTGGACGCGACGAGTCTGCCGAGCGGCGTCTATGCGGTGCGCCTCGTCACGCCGAGTGCTACGCTCACGGAGCGTGTCACGGTCGTGCGATGACTGGTAGATCCGGGCTTAAGCAGGGCGCAAGCCGTTGAGACACAGGTCCACGAAGTGCGCCTCGCGCCCGTTGAGGAAAGCGTCCCATTCCTCTTTGGTGGCCCCCGCGTAGGCGCGCACGAGGCCGCCGCCCACGGTTGGGAAGAACGTCATCGACACGAGGAATGTGGTGAACTCCAGCAGGGTGATCGGGCGAATTTCGCCTGCCGCAATGGCTGCATCGAGCTTCGCCTGCATGGCCGTGCGCCCGTCGGGGAATTCAAGCGCGATGGTCTGCCGCCAGCGCTCCGGGTGGTGGTGCAATTCGGAGATGATGTAACCGACCAGGTACGGGTGGTCGTCCATCATCGCGAGGTCTGCGACGATGAGGTCGCGGACGAAGTCGCGGAACGGGACGTCGGGCTGCATCGCGGGCTCGAAGCGGCGGAACGTCTCGCGGACGGCCCGCATGAAGACGGCCTCAGCGAGGCGTTCCTTGCTGCGGAAGTAGTAGTGCAGCATCGACTTGTTGACGCAGGCCTCGTCGGCGATCTCCTGCATGCGCGCGCCATCGGTGCCCTGGCGGAGAAACACCCGGTGCGCGGCGTCGAGGATGTTGACTTCCGCCTCGTCGATGTCGTCGGGCGGCGCGAGGTCGGTCACGGCGGGATGCGCGTCGTGCAGGGCCATACCAGCAAAAGGCACGTGGGAGAGGTCGGCGGTGCAGTGGGGCAGGCGGTGCGGTACGCGCTAGGCTGCCGCTTTGGTTTCGCGCTCGCGAGGGGCACGGCGTGGGTCAGCGACCGAGCGCCTGGTGGCATGGGCGGCTTCGCTAAAGCTTGACACACTGGAATATGTGACCGATTTGGTCGATATGAGGCCTTTTCTAGCAGGGCTATCCAAGCGATTCAACTAAATGGTTAAACCGGGCGGAACGCTCCTCATTCGGGCTCGTCTCATCGATCAACCACTTGGTTGGACAAGCCGGGTGGCTCCTCTCTATCCTGCCCTTCTCCTCGCCCTGTCGATGCGTTGCCTCCTCCTTCTTGGCCTGCTGAGTGTGTCGTTTGACGCTCGTGCGCAGCAGCCTGCTGCCCTGTCAGCCCCGCTCCAAACTGCCCTCGAAGCCGAACTCGGCCGCCTCGGTCACCACGTTGCTGACGATGCGTGGCCCTCCGTGGCTGACCCATTCGGGTCCACCACCGACAACCCCGGAGGCATTCAGGTTGCGCTGGTAGATCCTGTTCTCGTGGCGGAGACCCAGCGCGCCGTGCGTCGTCCGAATGCGCTCGAGCGCGATGTAGCGCTTCTCCTCGAGAGTCTCGCCCTGAGCACGGAGACGCTGACGCTCGTGGTGCACCCGGACTGGGCGACGGTGCCTGCGACACGCCGCGCCGACCTCGCAGGGACGCTGGGCGTGGCCCGCCTGGACGTCGTCCCAGCCACGAGCGCCGCAGCGATTGCGAGTGCCGTGCCGGAAGGGGCTATCGTCTACGTGGATGCGGGCACCGGCCTCTCTGACACGGCACTGCGCGACGTGGCGAGGAACCTGACCGAGCGTGGCACGCCGATGCTCGCCGCCACGCCTATGCTCGTCCGTCACGGCTTCCTCGCGAGCGCGTCGCCCGACTTCGAGGAGGCGCTCGCGCGCCGCCTGGCCTTGACGCTCGCCGACGTGGCGCGGTCGGACAGCCTGGCACCGACGGCCTTCACCGCGCCGCGGCCGCTGCCGGCTCGGCTGACGATCAACGCTGCGACGGCGTCCGATCTCGGCCTCGCGCTCCCGTGGGACGTGCTTCTCCAGGCCGATGTGCTGGGCGAGGCGGCGGCGACGGCCGCACCGCTCGGCTTCGACGATGCGGTGCAGATCGCAGCGCGCGACAACGCGGCGTTGCGGGCGGAGGTCTACCGAGCAGAAGCCGCCGAGGCGGCCGTCGCGCTGGCGCGGAGCCGCGTGCTCCCGCAGGTACGCCTGTCGAGCACGGCGCGGCTCGTGAACGACGACCTTGCCACGTCGGCGCTTGGGGGCGCGGTACCGGAGCGGCTGTGGACGTCGGAGGTCGAAGTCTTCCAGGTGCTCTTCTCCGAGCCGGCGTTCGCGGGCATCGCGGCACAGCGGCGGTTCGCGGTGGCGGCGCGCTACGAGCGGGAATCGGTCCGCCTCGATGCCGCCTCGAACGGGGCGCTAGCGTTCCTCGGCGTACTGCGTGCGCAGACCGGCGCGGCCATCGCCGAAGAGCGCGTCGCGCGGACGCAGGTCGACCTCGATGCTGCACGGTCGCGCTCGGATGCGGGAGTGGCGAGCGCAGGTGACGTGGCGCGGCTCCATGCCGAGGTGGCACGGGCGCGGCAGGACCTCGTCCTCGCCTGGGGTGGCGTGGAGGTGGCCGGACTGGTGCTCAACCAGACGCTCGATCTCGCCATCGACGCATCGGTGCAGGTTGCCGTGGAGGGCGTAGTCGTGGTGCAGGCCGACGAAGAAGGTGGAGCGGTTCTCCTCGCCTCCACGGCCAAGCTGCCCGCTATTCCTGATGCTGGGGTATCTGATGCCCTCGCGACGCCGCGTGCCCTCCTTGCTCAGATCCCGATGCTGTCGCTCGTGCACGCGCCCGGTGCCACGCGAGAGCTCGCGGCACAGGCCGAGGCGAACGCGCTCACCGACGCCCCGGCGTCGCAGGCGCTCCAAGCCGTTGTGACGGCCAGGCAGCGGCAACTCACCTCGGCGCAGCGCTCGCTCTATCTCCCTGAGCTGAGCCTCTTCGCCAGCGCGAGCACCCGTCTCGCCGACGGCGGTGCCGGCCTCACCATTCCCCAAGGCCTTCCTGTCCCGCCTGCTCCCGACGAGACGTGGGCGGTCGGGGTCCAATTGAACTTTGACCTCTTCAGCGGCGGACGCAAGGCCGCGCAGCGTCGCCTCGCTGAAGCCGAGGTGTTCCAGGCGCAGGCGCAGCTCGACCTCGTGCAGCAGCAACTCGCGCTCGGCGCCCGCGCGGCCGCCACGCAGCTCGGCACCACGCACGCGGCCTACCGCCAGGCCGAGGACGCCGCCCGTTCCGCCGCCGTGGCCTATGCCGATGTGGCCCGCCTCTACCGCGAAGGCGTCGTCGGGGTGACGGCGCTCGTGGAAGCGCAGGAAGGCCTGCGCATCACGCAAGAGCTCGCCGCCAGCGCCGCCTATGACGTGGCTGAGGCCTACGTGGACCTCCAGCGCGCCACCGGCCGCTTCGACGCGCTCGACCGCCCCGACGTCGCCGATTCATCCTCCGATGCGCTCACCGCGCGCCGTCCCTAGCTGCCCCATCGCACCTCTTTCGACCCCGATCCCTTCAGCCGTCATGTGCACGTCTCCCGTTCCCCATCCTGCCGCCCATCTCGTGGCGCGCTTTTTCCTCGGAGTGCTCATTGCCCTCTTCTTTCTGCTCTCCGGCTGCTCGGCGGAGGAGCCGACCGCGCCACCGCCTCCGCTCGTCCGCACCGTAGCCGTCGCGCCGGGTGGCACCACCGCGGAGTCGTTCTCCGGCGTGACACGCGCCGCCGTCGAGTCCCGCGTCGCCTTTCAGGTGGGCGGCGTCGTGTCGGATGTTGCTGTCGAAATTGGCGACCGCGTCCGTCGCGGTAGCCTCGTCGCATGGCTCGACCCGGCTGACCTCACCCTCCAGGCGCAGCAGGCCCGCTCCGGCTTGCAGCAGGCCGAGAGCCAGGCCCGACTCGCTGGGGCCGGCTACGACCGCGTGCGCCAGCTCTACGAGCAGGGCGTTGTGCCGGTCAGCCAGTACGATGCCGCGCGGACACGCCTCGAAACGGTCCAGGCTGGAGCGACGGCGGCCCGCGACCAGGTGGCGCTCGCCGAGCGCAGGTTGGGCTACGCACGCCTCATGGCGCCCGTCAACGGCGCCATCGCCGAGGTGCTGGTGGAAGCGGGCGAACTCGTCGCGCCGGGGCAGCCGGTGGCGCTCGTGACCACACAGGGCAGCCCAATGGAGGTGACGGTGAGCGTCCCCGAGAACGCCGTGACGGGCCTCCGCGCGGGGGACGTCGCGACGGTCGCGCTGACCGCGTTTCCCGATGTCCTCTTCGATGGCCGCGTCGCTGAGGTCGGCGTGTCTGCGGGACGCGGGGCCACGACATTCCCTGTCGTCGTCCGTCTCAACAGCGCCAACGCCGACGTACGCAGCGGCATGACGGCGCGCGTCGAGTTCGCGCCCGACGCAGACGGTGCCGCAGCAACAGGGCCGCTCGTGCTGCCCGTCGCCGCCATCGACGCCGACACCGAGGGGACCTATGTGATGGTCGTGGAGGTCCCGCCCGCGGACACCACCGCCGCGTCCAGCGACCCTGCCACAGGCCAGCGTGAGGCTGTCGTGCGCCGCCGCGCCGTCGAGACGGGGACTCTTCGCGGCGACGGCGTCGAGGTGACGAGCGGGCTGACCGAGGCTGACCACGTGGTGGCTGCTGGCCTCGGCGAGTTGGCCGACGGCCAGCGCGTCCGCCTCGCCGACTACGACCCCCTCGCCCGCGACCTCCTCTCGTTCAGCGGACGCTGAGTCCACGTTCACCCTTCCAAGCTCTCCCCCTGGACAGGGGGAGTCCGCGAAGCGGGAGGGGGTAGATCTGCCGAGCACAGAGTGACACCGCGCTCACACGGTTAACCACCCCCAGCCCCTCCTGGACAGGAGGGGAGCTAGGTCGAGCTCTAGTCGGCTCAGACAACCGTACCCAAACCCGTCCGCCCCTGACGAAGCACCAGAAGCAAGGTGCCGCGCACAAAAGTCACGCAGCATCGACTTCTCACTTCTTCCTTCGCCCTTCTGCCTTCCCGACCCATGCGCCTCACCCGTTCCGCCCTCGACAACCGCGTCGTCGTCTACGTGGCGGTGGCCCTTCTCGCCTTCGCCGGGCTCCGCGCCTACCTCGCGCTCCCGCGCGCCGAGGACCCCGGCTTCGTCATCCGCAACGCTGTCGTGTCGGTGCTCTGGCCGGGGGCCAGTGCCGAGCGTGTTGAGCGGCACATCGCCGAGCCGATGGAGCGTGCGCTCGAAGAGGTCAAAGGGGCCTCGCACGTCGAGACGAGCATCCAGGCGGGCGCGGCCGGGTTTTCGTTCGAGATCGAGTACGCCGTCGCCGACGTGGAGGGCGCATGGACGGAGATGCGCGAGGCTATCGCCGACGTGGTGCCCGGGTTGCCGCCCGGCGTGATCGGGCCGTTCATCAACGACGACTTCGGCGACGTCTTCGGCACCGTCATCGCGATCACCGGCGACGACTACACGCCCGTCGAACTCGAACGCGCGGCGCTCGAACTCCGCCGCCGCATCCTCGCTCTCGACGACGCCCGCAGCGTGCAACTCGACGGCGTGCTCCAGCGACAAGTTGTTGTGGAGTACGACCCCGCCCGCCTCGCGGCGCTCGGCGTCTCGACCGGCTACCTGATCGGGCAGCTCCAGCAGCGCAACCTCGTCGCGCCCGGCGGCGACCTCCAGGTGGATGGCCAGCAGATCGCGCTCCGCACCGACGGCGCATTCGAATCCGTCGCGGATATCGAAGCAATGGCGCTGCGGCTGTCGACCGGCGAGGTCGTCTCGCTGCGCGACATCGCCACCGTGCGCGACGCCTACCAGGACCCGGCGCGGCAGCTCGTCCGGTACAGCGGCCAGCCTGCCATCACCGTCGGCGTGTCGATGGCCGACGACGGCAAGCTCACCGAGTTCGGCCCCGAGGTGATGCGCGTCGTCGCCGAGACTGAGGCCGACCTCCCGGCGGGGCTCGACTTCCACACGGTCGTCTACCAGCCGGAGGTCGTGCAGTCACTCACGTCGGAGTTCGTATGGAGCCTCATCCAGGCCGTCGCCATCGTGATCGGCGTGCTGCTGCTCGCGCTCGGCGTGCGGACGGGCCTCGTCGTCGCGGCGTCGATCCCGCTGACCATGTTTGCGGCGTTCCTGTGCATGCAGTTCTTCGGCATCACGATCAACCAGATGTCGCTCACGGCGCTGATCGTGGCGCTCGGGCTGCTCGTGGACAACTCCATCGTCGTAGCCGAGCAGACGCTCACGGATCTCCAGCGCGGGAAGTCGAAGCGCGCCGCCATCCTCGGAGCCACCCGCGAGATGGCGCTGCCGCTCCTCGTCGCGTCGATGTGTACGGTCGCGGCGCTGCTGCCGACCTACCTCGCCGAGAGTTCGTCGGCGGAGTACACGAGCGCGCTCTTCGAGGTGCTGCTGTTCTCGCTCGTCGTGTCGTGGATGCTCGCGCTCACGCTTATTCCGGTGCTCTGCCTGGTCTTCCTGAAGGCGGATCGCGGGACGGGCGAGGACGATGCCAAGATGTCGCGCTGGGAGCGGCTTACGCAGCGCTTCCGTCGCTCGACGGACGACGAGACGGCTGGCACCGAGCAGCCTGCGCAGCAGGACGAGGGCAACGCCTACGACTCGAAGCTCTACCGGACGTACCGCGGCACGCTGACGGCGATGGTGCGGCGGCCGTGGCTCTCGCTCGGCGGCTTCGTGGCAGTGCTCTTCGGCGCGTTCGCGCTCTTCGGGACACTCGTGCCGCAGCAGTTCTTCCCGACGAAGGAGTACGAGGTCTTCAACGTCGAACTCGATCTGCCCTACGGTACCTCCATCGCCCAGACGGAGCGCGTGGTCGCCGACCTGGAGCGGTTCTACGCCGACAGCCTCGCGGGGAGCCTTGCCGCCAACGGCGAGGTCGAGACGCCGGGCGTGCTGCGGTGGGCGGCCTACGTCGGCTCCGCGCCGCCGCGATACACGCTGTCGTACGCCCCGAAGGCCCCGCGCCCGGGCTACGCTTACCTCCTCGTCACAGGCACAAGCCACGAGATCCAGCCCGATGTCTTTATCCGCACGGAGCAGTACCTCCAGCGCGCGCACCCTGACGTGACCGTGCGCGCCCAGCGCGTCCGCAACGGTCCGGCCATCGACTATCCCGTTGAGGTCCGCATCTCCGGCCCCGACCCGGCTGTCCTCGAAGGCCTCGCCGCTGACCTCCGCGACCACCTCCGCGCCGTCCCCGGCACCGCGAACGTCGGCACCGACTGGGGCCGCCGCCAGGCCACGCTCGACATCGCCGTGGACCACGACGCCGCGCGCCGCGCCGGGCTCTCGACGGCCGACATCACGACCTCGCTCCAGACCGCGCTTGACGGGGTGCCGCTGACCGCGCTCCAGGAGGGCGACGACCTCGTGCCGGTGGTGCTCCGCTCCACGGACGCGCTCGCCGGGGCCGAAGCACTCAACCGGCTCGACCTCTACAGCCAGGCAACGGGCCGCACCGTGCCGTTCGGGCAGGTTGCCCAGGCGACGGTCGTCTACGAGCCCGGGACCATCGAGCGCTACGCCGGGCAGCGCACCATCACCGTCGAAACCGATATCGCGCACGACGCGGGGCCCTTCGTGACGCCGTTCTCGCTGCAGGCCGAGGTCGGGGCATACATGACCGACGCCGCGTGGCCCGCCGGGTACAGCTACGCATACGGCGGCGACATCGAGGAGAGCGCCGACTCGCAGGATGCGATCAACGCCAAGCAGGGCATCGCCATCGTGGTGATCCTGCTCCTGCTCGTGCTCCAGTTCAACGCGCTGCGCCCGCCCACCATCGTGCTGCTGACGCTGCCGTTCGCCTTCATCGGCGTCACGCTCGGGATGCTCGTCTCCGGCTACGCGTTCGGCTTCATGCCGCTCTTGGGCACGATCGCGCTCTTCGGCATCCTCATCAACAACGCCGTGGTGCTCCTCGACCGGATCGGCTCGCTCCGACGGCGCGGGCTCGATGGCGAGCAGGCGGTGATCCACGCCGCCGAGCAGCGCCTGCGCCCGATCCTGCTCACTGCCGCGACGACGGCGGGCGGCCTGATCCCGCTCTGGATCTCCGGCAACCCGCTCTTCGCGCCGATGGCCGTGGCGATGCTCTTCGGCCTCGTAGCCTCGTCCGCGCTCACGCCGGGCCTTGTGCCGGTGCTCTACACGCTCTTCTACCGCCTCCGCTTCCGCGACTTCGCCTACGACCCCGACGCCAGCACGGACGCCGAGTTGGTGGACGAGGACGCGCGCACCAGTGAGATGCAGACCGGCGCATTCGGCGGTGACGGCGCGACGGCATCGCCGACGGTGGTGCCAGCTTGATGCGCCTACTCGCCCTCTAGCAGTCCCTCCTGATCCTGTCCGTTGTGGACCAGCACGGCGGTGCCGACGGCCTGTGCGAGGCGGTCGAGGCGCTCGGCGGCGGCCTCGGACTCGCCATCGGCGGGGCGGGGCATGCCGAGGAACGTGAGATCGGCGTTGACGCTGTTGCGCGCGATCAGGTCGAGGATGGGGAGCCGGTCCGGGCTGCTGGGCGGCTTGCGGACGATGATGACGACGTTGGCCTCCACACGCACGTCGTCGAGCAGCGCCTCCGTGTGGGCGCGTGTGGCGTCGATGGCCTCCTTCGCGTCCACGATGCGGTGGACGCAGATCTCGGCGTCGTCCCAGAAGCGGTGCTGCGTGAGGAGGTAGGCGAGGAGCAGCATCAGGTCGCCGTTGCCGCCGCGCCCGCCCCACCAGACATGGATGCGGCGCTTTTGCCCGAAGCCTTTCGTCTCGTCCATGCGCAGGAAGAGGACCGACTTGTGGAGGTCGGAGAAGCTACGCACGAGGTCCATCAGCAGCACGCGCCCGCCGGGCGTCCCGCTCCAGCCCATCAGCGCCGTGTTTGATTCCAGCGGCCCGATGCCGTGCGCCTGCGCGACCGCCACGGCTCCCTCGCGGAAGTCGGGCACGATCTGCGCCTCGGCGAAGGCCGTCATCTGGCGGTCCTGGATGTACGACCGGATATGCCGCTCGGCCGTCTCGCGGAGTTTGGGCTTGTTCGCCTCCGCGACGGTGCCGGTGATGAGTTGGAAGAACGTCACGAGGCCTCGTCCTCGGCTGAGCCATTCCGCTAGGGCGACGAGGTGCTCTCGGTTGTGCGGCTGCCCGGTGAACACCATCAGGTGGGGCCGCCAGTTGCGCGTGTCGTCGGCCGCGGGCGTGCGGTCGAGGTTGAGGAGCGCGTACCGCGCGATGGAGGTCCAGATGCCGCTGCGCACGTCGCCCCAGGCGCGGCGGGTGCCCCGGCGGCTGAGCGCGAAGAAGAGGCCGTACGAGATCACGATCGCCGCAACCGTCGCCGGGGCGTTGATGAGAAACATCGCGCCGTAGCAGCCCGCCGCGCCGAGGAGCGGCACTATGAGCGGGACGTTGAAGCGGGGGCGGTAGCTCGGGTTACCCACGAGCCGTTCGATACCGGCGACGAGGTTCACCATCCCATAGGTGTTCAGGAAGAACATCGTGATGATCGGTGCGACGAAGTCGAGGTCGCCCGCCCAGATCACGACGACGGCGACCACGCCCGTGATGAGGACCGCCATGCGCGGCTCGGTCGGACTGCCCAGGTTCGAGGCGATCCAGCCCGGCACCACGCGGTCCTTCGACACCGCCTGCAAGGTGCGCGGGGCCGCGAGCACGCTGCCGAGCGCCGACGAGAGCGTGCTCGCCGCCACGCCTGCGAGGATGAGCACCGGCACGCTCGCGATCCGCTCCATCGAGAGGTTGTCGCTGATGAGGATGTCCGCCGGAAGCTGGAACGCAAACCACACCGCCGCCGCAACATAGACGAGCGCCGTCACCACGATGGAGGTGATCGTGCCGAGCGGGATGCTGTGCGACGGATCCTTGAGGTCGCCCGAGAGGCTGATCCCGACCTCGATGCCCGTCACGGCGGGGAAGAACACCGCGAAGACGACCCAGAAGCTGATGCCGTCGGTGTAGCTCTGCGTCAGGTTCGGCTCCACGAACTCGCCCCACCCGCCGGTGAAGAACGAGATCAGCGCCGCGATAAGAATGGCAAGGATGCCATACTGGATCTTGAGCGCGAAGTCGGCCCCCACCCACGCGATCACCACGAACACGAGCGCCACGCCGGTGGCGATGGTTTGCGGCGGGATGCCCTGGACGGCCGCCAGCCCCGAGATCGCCTCGGTGAAGCCGATGATGTAGAACGCGACCGAGATCGCCTGCGAGAGGTAGAGCGGGATGCCGATGGCCCCGCCGATCTCCAGCCCGAGCGAGCGCGAGATGAGGTAGTAGTTGCCGCCCGCTTTCACGTCCATGCTCGTCGCGATGGCCGAGAGCGAGAGGCCCGTCAGGAACGAGATCGCATTCGCGAGCGCGATGATGAGGAGCGCGCCGTAGAGCCCGGCCTGACCCACGACCCACCCCGTCCGTAGGAAGAGGATGATGCCGAGGATCGTGAGAACGTTCGGCGTGAACACCCCGGCGAAGGTGCCGAAGCGCCCTGCGGCGGGTGTGCTAGATGTGGGGGGTGAGGCCACGAGCGAGAGGTCAGAGGCAACGGTGCGAGCAGCAGCAACTTACGCGGCCAATCCTGTACCTCCGACCCCTCTTTCGTGGCACCAGTGGCGCCCGGAGTCGTTTGCGTCGCCAAGTGGTGTCTGCGCCGCCGCGTGACTGCCGCCGCGTGACCGACGCTGCGTGAGATACCTTTCGGTCGACAGGACTCTCTTCGTACAAACACGCAGGATCGCGGCATGAGTACTCCCCGAATCGTCTCGCTGCTGCCCAGCGCCACGGAGATCGTCTGCGCGCTGGGGCTGGCGGACCGGCTCGTCGGTGTGACGCACGAGTGCGACTGGCCGCCGGAGGTCGCAGGCCTGCCCGTCGTGACACGCTCGCGCATTCCAGCGGACGCCAGCAGCGCTGAGATCGACGCGCTCGTCCGCGAGCAACTCCAGACCGAGGCCGCGCTCTACACGCTCGACGAGGAGACCCTGGCCACGCTCGCGCCGGACCTCCTCGTGACGCAGGCGCTCTGCGACGTGTGCGCGGTCGCTGAGGCCGAGGTCGCCGCCGCGGCCTGTCGCTTGCCGGGGTCGCCCCGCGTGCTCAACCTCGAACCGATGACGCTGGCCGAGGTGCTCGGGTCCATACGCGCCGTGGGCGACGCTACCGGCGTGGACGCGACGCCCGTGGTGGCTGCGCTCGAAGCGCGGATCCGGGCCGTCGCTGCCGCCGTGGCGAGGCGTTCTCGGCCCCGTGTGGCGATGGTGGAATGGCTCGACCCGCCGTTCTCGGCTGGCCACTGGAACCCCGAACTGGTCCACCTCGCAGGCGGGACTGAGGTGCTGGGCCGTACAGGCACGGCGTCGCGGACGCTCCAGTGGGAGGAGGTCGTCGCGGCGCAGCCCGAGGTTGTAGTGGTCGCGTGCTGCGGCTTCGAAATCCCGCGCGCGCTCGAAGACATCGGGGTGCTCGACGCGGTGGAGGGCTGGGCGACGGTGCCGGCGGCACGTGACGGGCGCGTGTTCGTCGTAGACGGCTCAGGGCTGTTTGCGCGGCCGGGCCCGCGTCTCGTGGAGAGCGTCGAACTCCTCGCACATCTGCTGCACCCCGATGCCGCGCCGATGCCCGCGGGCGTGGCAGTACCCGTGCGCCTCGAACCCGTCGGGACGTCATATATCGAACGTGACTAACCCGTTCATGGCCGCACTCTCTGCAGACGCGAGCCTACGTGGCGTCCGTAGCGAAACGTAAGAGCAGGGAGGTTGTATGAGCCAAACATTCAAATCGTCCGCCAGTCAAGGCTCCCATCCGCCGTGAATGCTACCAAGCAACTCTTCTCTCCCCGCCAAGTCGCCGAGGGCCTAGGTGTAGGTGAATCCACCCTCAAGCGCTGGGTTGACGCTGGCCGCCTCAAGGCGCACCGCACGGCCGGCGGACACCGCCGCGTTTCCCTAGCCGAGGTGCTCCGGTTCGTACGCCAGGGGGACGCGGAGTTGCTCCACCCGGAAGTGTTTGGGCTGCGCGGCCTCACGGGCATGGCTGCCCTTGCCAGTGACGATGACGACCCGATGGGACGTGCCCTCGAAGTGCTCGGCGCGCTCGGTCTCGCCCTCGACGCTATCGCCGAGGGGATCACGGTGGCCGACATGCGCCGCGAGGGCGAGCCGCTCGTGTTCGCCAACCGCGCCTTTTATGACATCACCGGCTACAAACCGGAGGAGACCCTGGGGCGCAACTGCCGCTTCCTCCAAGGGGCCGACACGGACCCCGAAGCAGTGCAGGCGATCCGCCGGGGCCTTGCCGCCGGCAAACCGGTGGATGTCGAGCTGCTGAACTACCGCAAGGACGGCACTCCCTTCTGGAATCGCCTCTCTCTGGTCCCTGTCGCCGGCGGGAGGGCGCGTCCCGATCACTATGTAGGCGTGCAGCGCGATGTGACGCTGCTCCGTGAGGCTCAGCATCGCCGAGCAGTCGCAGCTCCCAGCGAGCAAGGGTGACGCCCGAGGCGCGGGTGGTGCCGAGCGTCGCGGAGGGCAGGCGTCTCTCCGATACGCGCGCGGCGGCCAGGCACCGAGTAC is a genomic window of Bacteroidota bacterium containing:
- a CDS encoding TolC family protein; the encoded protein is MRCLLLLGLLSVSFDARAQQPAALSAPLQTALEAELGRLGHHVADDAWPSVADPFGSTTDNPGGIQVALVDPVLVAETQRAVRRPNALERDVALLLESLALSTETLTLVVHPDWATVPATRRADLAGTLGVARLDVVPATSAAAIASAVPEGAIVYVDAGTGLSDTALRDVARNLTERGTPMLAATPMLVRHGFLASASPDFEEALARRLALTLADVARSDSLAPTAFTAPRPLPARLTINAATASDLGLALPWDVLLQADVLGEAAATAAPLGFDDAVQIAARDNAALRAEVYRAEAAEAAVALARSRVLPQVRLSSTARLVNDDLATSALGGAVPERLWTSEVEVFQVLFSEPAFAGIAAQRRFAVAARYERESVRLDAASNGALAFLGVLRAQTGAAIAEERVARTQVDLDAARSRSDAGVASAGDVARLHAEVARARQDLVLAWGGVEVAGLVLNQTLDLAIDASVQVAVEGVVVVQADEEGGAVLLASTAKLPAIPDAGVSDALATPRALLAQIPMLSLVHAPGATRELAAQAEANALTDAPASQALQAVVTARQRQLTSAQRSLYLPELSLFASASTRLADGGAGLTIPQGLPVPPAPDETWAVGVQLNFDLFSGGRKAAQRRLAEAEVFQAQAQLDLVQQQLALGARAAATQLGTTHAAYRQAEDAARSAAVAYADVARLYREGVVGVTALVEAQEGLRITQELAASAAYDVAEAYVDLQRATGRFDALDRPDVADSSSDALTARRP
- a CDS encoding TetR/AcrR family transcriptional regulator; amino-acid sequence: MPFAGMALHDAHPAVTDLAPPDDIDEAEVNILDAAHRVFLRQGTDGARMQEIADEACVNKSMLHYYFRSKERLAEAVFMRAVRETFRRFEPAMQPDVPFRDFVRDLIVADLAMMDDHPYLVGYIISELHHHPERWRQTIALEFPDGRTAMQAKLDAAIAAGEIRPITLLEFTTFLVSMTFFPTVGGGLVRAYAGATKEEWDAFLNGREAHFVDLCLNGLRPA
- a CDS encoding T9SS type A sorting domain-containing protein, with product MSTALAQITETKLVAGEGILFGQAVAVAGDRAVVGVGLLEGNAAYSYRRVGDGWVEQGMLVPADGTDAEGFGSSVAMTDTYAIVGAPLFDHGGATNGGASYLFERDGDSWAEQTRVAPSDVDGQDDSGTSVAVSGDYAIVGAPKHNGIGFDSGAAYIFERVGESWVQQAKLVASDEAANDEFGIAVSISGDYAIVGAWRDDDTAAGSGSAYVFKRTDDVWIEQTKLTVSDGGAGASFGFAVGLSGDYALVGSTLADGGDALTGAAYVFERNGDDWVLQDKLAAEDGVPSDFFGVSVAIDDDFAVIGSFNADGSSPGTGAAYVFNRLGSTWTQIAKLAASDGGAVDLFGGAVAISDGCALVGAEGSNTARGAAYAYCGFATLVSTQDGVPDSLHLASTYPNPTTSTATVGFTLPTAEEARVEVLDLLGRRVATLADGFRAAGEHRVTLDATSLPSGVYAVRLVTPSATLTERVTVVR
- a CDS encoding efflux RND transporter periplasmic adaptor subunit; this encodes MCTSPVPHPAAHLVARFFLGVLIALFFLLSGCSAEEPTAPPPPLVRTVAVAPGGTTAESFSGVTRAAVESRVAFQVGGVVSDVAVEIGDRVRRGSLVAWLDPADLTLQAQQARSGLQQAESQARLAGAGYDRVRQLYEQGVVPVSQYDAARTRLETVQAGATAARDQVALAERRLGYARLMAPVNGAIAEVLVEAGELVAPGQPVALVTTQGSPMEVTVSVPENAVTGLRAGDVATVALTAFPDVLFDGRVAEVGVSAGRGATTFPVVVRLNSANADVRSGMTARVEFAPDADGAAATGPLVLPVAAIDADTEGTYVMVVEVPPADTTAASSDPATGQREAVVRRRAVETGTLRGDGVEVTSGLTEADHVVAAGLGELADGQRVRLADYDPLARDLLSFSGR